CGAGGCGCCGGCCTGCGGCTACGTGCTGCCGCGCACGGTCTGCAAGCGCGAGATCACACGGGACGAGGCCCTGCACTACCTGCGTGAGGGGAAGACCGAACTCCTCGAGGACTTCACCTCGCGCTTCGGACGTCCTTTCTCGGCCACGCTCTTTTTGAAGGAAACCGGTCGCCACGGCTTCGAGTTCCCGCCGCGGAAGCGGGCCGGGGGCGACGATGACGGCGCCGCGTCGAAGAAGAAGACGACGAAGAAGAAGGCCACGAAGAAGAAGACGACGCGGAAGAAGAAGACCACCAAGAAGAAGGCCACGAAGAAGAAGGCGACCCGCAAGAAGGCCGCCACGAAGAAGAAGACGACGCGGAAGAAGGCGGCCGCGAAGAAGACGGCGGCTCCCGCCGGCGACGCCTGAGCTTCCGGGGCGCGGCGAGGGCCCGCCCCACGAACCACTACCATCCCCCAAGGACGAGCCCACGGAGGTCGGGGGAGGGTGCGGATCCGCGCCATCGCGAGCGTCGCGCTCCTGTGCGCGTGCGCGTTGCCGGCGACAGCCGTCGAGTTCTACGACGGTCGCGTCCAGGTCCACGGCTACGCCGAGACCCAGCTCCGCGCCCTGAACGAGAAGTTCGAGCAGGAGCTCGATCTCGCGCAGTGGTACAACGTCCTGAACGTCGAGGTCGAGGTCGACGTCCTCCCGGAAGGGTTGGGGCCGATCGACCTGATGAGCGTCTATGTGCGGGCCGAGGGCCGCTACGACGCGCTCTACTCCGAGGGTTTTCGGATCTTCCACAGCGTCGACACGTACGGGAACGGGGCGCGCCGACTGCCCGAGCGGCTTCGCGATGCCCGCGATCCCGACTTCGGCGGGGTGGTACCGGGCCCGGAGGGTCCCGTCGACCGCCACCTCAGTCGGCGTCCGACGCCCTTCGCTCCCGAGGGCGAGCGCCGCGGGATTCCCGAGTTCGATTCCTTCTTTCGCCAGGCCGGCGGAGACAACCGTCTGGGGACCGCCGACGACCCCGGGCGCTACGCGAGCGCCGCGCTCCTCGACTACCAGTTCGCGCTGCGGGAGTTCCGCGGCCCCGACAGCCAGGGAACCCAGGTTCTCGGACCCTGGTTGCCCCGCAACCTCGTGCGCAGCGTCGCGTTGAACGCCGACCGCGCGAACCCCTTCCGCGGGCGGATTCCGCCGACGGCGCTCGCGACGGGGACCGACGGGGTGACAGGGGGCGCCTTCGAGGACGCCAGCTCGGTGCGCTTCTACGACGGCGATCCCCAGCTCACGGCGCTGACGCCCGCGCAGATCGGGGCGGGCATCCAGATCGATCCCCTCGACCCGGCGAGCCGCGCGACGCTCGCGCTGGTCGCTCCCGATACCACGATCACCGCGGCGTCCCGGGGCAAGTGCGAACGCGCGGGCGTCGCGGCGTGCGTCGCCGGCGCCACTTTCCCGGATCCGGACGGGCCGGGGACGTTCACGGTGCAGCCACTCAACGCGCTGCCCCCGGTGCCAGTGGCCGGGACCGACTTCTCGTCCGCCGGGCTCGACGCTGGCGGCAACGTCATCGCCGCGTTCGGCGGGGACTTCAGCGGCGTCGTGCCCTGTCTCGACCCGACCGAACCCGTGCTCGCCCCGCGTCAACGCGGTGAACTCGGTCCCCTCGCCCTCGACGAGAACGCCGGCTGCATTCCCGGCTCGTTCGAGACCGTGACCATCGGTGGCGTCACTCAGTTCGGCAACGCGGTCACGGGGCCCGAGAATGTCCGCTACACGGGCGGCCTCGGCGAGAATCCGTTCCGACCGGCGCCCGACCTCTCGAACGCGTCGAATCGCAACGCATCGCTCTTACAGGCGCAGGGCCTCTACTACCCGAGCGCGGGATTGCGCAACGTCCTGCGCTCGGGCGATCTCGATTCGCCGCGCCTGAACTTCGACGAGATCGACCGGGCCTTCAACCGTGGCGCGAGCCAGCAGCGGACGAAGGAACTGAAGGAAGCCTACGTCGACCTCGAGTTCCTCGAGTCGCGGCTCTGGGCGCGCCTTGGCCTGCAGAACATCGTGTGGGGGAAGACGGAGGTCTTCCGCACCAACGACCAGTTCAATCCGCAAGACCTCGCCCTGTCCTCGCTCCCGAGCCTCGAGGAGTCGCGCATCGCGCTGTGGTCGGGGCGCTTCGTGTATTCGCTCTACGACGTCGGAGCGCTCGAGGACGTGCGTCTCGAGTTCGCCTTCAACTTCGATCGTTTCGAACCCGCCGACATCGGTGCCTGCGGTGAGCCCTACGCCCCGGACCTCACCTGCAACCTGACCTATGGGTTGCTCTCCCATTCCTTTACGGGGGCGGGCATCGCGGGCATCGACCGACCCGAGAGCCCCTGGAAGGAGATCGGCGATCTCGAGTTCGGGGGGCGCATCGAGTGGCGCTGGGATCGCTTCAGCTTCTCGATCATCGACTTCTACGGCTTCGACGACGTGCCCTACACCGAAGCCATCTTCTTCTACGAGCGCGCCGTCGATCCCCAGTCCGGCCGTCCGGTCGCCGCGCGTCTGCCCGGCCAGGCGCTGGGCACCTGCCAGCGGGCGGGCGAGGTCGCGGTCGATACGCTGAACGCCGGTGGTGGGGGCGGCGTCGCGTACAACACCTCCTTTGCGTCCCATCCCTATTCGGTGACGCCCGGCCAGACACCCCTGGGCGGCGGCGCGGTGCGCGGCGGCGTGGGGACCGACCCCGGTTGTCTGCGTCCGGGCGGAGCGCCCGGTTACGCGAACACCTTCGCCTTCGACGCGGCCGCCCTGGCTTTGACCAATGCCCTCGAGTTCCAGTCCGCGAACCAGCAGCTCTTCGCCTGGACCTGTCTCTCGACGGTGGGCGTCGCCTCGGCCCTCGACCCGGGCGCCTGCGCCTGGACCGTGTTCGCGAGTCCGTCGAACCTGCGCGGCGTGAACGTGCCGATCACCGAGGCGTTCGTGCCGGTCTTCGCGGGCGACCCGGACGGGCCGTCGACCGTGCGCACCATGGCGATCGTCAACAACTTCCAGCGCAGCGTCGCGGTGTCGGGTCCTTTGATCGCGTTCCCGCTGGCTTCGGTCAATCGCCTCTACAACGATCCCCAGGCCCCCTTCGACACGAACAACAACGGGATGGTCGACAACGGGGTGGGGTGCGCCGACGACGATCCCGCGACGCCCTGCGACCTGGGCGGCTACGACGGGTTCGACACGCGCACCCAGCGCGCGCGTTTCCCGGGCCAGCCCACCCTCGACAACTCGCTGACCAACGAACAGCGGGCGCTGCTCGGCTGCGGCCCCTTCTACGGTACGCGCTGCGACAGCACCAGCCGCGAGACCACGACCGCGGACTTTCCCCAGTCGGGCAACTTCGGCGGCATCGACCTGCTCAACGCCGAGGCGAGTGCCATCGTGCAGTCGTGGCTCGGTGTCGAGGGCACGCTGCCCGGCCAGATCACCACCGACAACCTGCCCCAGCCGGGCACGATCGGGCCGCTCGGACCCGCGCGCGGGGTGGGAGCAGGCAGCAGCCAGCGGACGAACGTGCCCTTCGTCGGCGGGCCGACCTGCACCCGGTTCATCGAGACCCAGGGGCTGGTGAAGCTGCCGGGGTGTCGGGGGATCGCGTCGCTCAGCGTTCGTTACAACGATCCCAACGGCATCCCGGGCGATGCCGACGACGTCCCGATGCGCGTCGAGGTGGCCTTCGAGGCGGGGTATCTGCCGTCGATCGACGGCTGCATCCTGGGCGACGTGATCAACCGGCGCGGGGCGGCGGCCAGCGTGCCCGTGACCGCGGTCGGGGCCTCTCCCGAACTCGCGCGTCAGCTCGCGCGCTGCAGCGGGGCCACCGTCCGCCGCGCCGTTCCCGAACAGTTCATCACGGGCTTCGACGCCTCGGGGAACCCGACGACGGTGCCGAACACGGGACAGAACCCGGACGTTGCCGCCTGCGCGCCGCGCGGCTTCGGCGGCACGATCACCGTCAACGGTGCACCGCGCCGGGTGTTCGTGTGCGCCTCCCAGGAGGTGACCCTCGCCGACCTGCCCCTCATCCATCCCACGGCGGGCTGCATCGCCTCCGACACGAATCCGACCGCGTCCGCCGCCTGCTACGAGTGGTTCAACCGCGATCTGGTCGAGGAGTTCTTCGAGGGCACGGGGCAGCTCTTCCAGAACGAGCTCGCGGCGGTCTCGTACAACTTCTTGATGTTCCTGACCCTCACCTCGTGCGATCTGCGGACCGCGGATCTGGACGGCCGCGCGAACGGAGATGCGGCGGGGCTGGCCGCGAACCCCGAGTGCTTCCTGCCGTCGGCGCCCTACGAGCCGGGGCGCTGCAGCCTGGCGACGCCGAACCTGTGCGCGAACGTGAAGAACTTCCTGGCTGCGGTCGGTGTGCGCCGGAACACGGTGCGCGCGGCGGGCAACGAGCGCTTCGGGCGACGCACCTTCATCTGGCACAGCGGGGGGGAAGCGGTGCTGCGCTACGACCGGCGCAACGTCCTGGGCTTCTCGACCGACTTCGCCGAGGACTGGTCGAAGACGAGCTGGGGGGTCGAGTTCACCTGGATCGAGGGGGTGCCCTACGCGAACAACGACGATCCCGAGGGCATCACCGAGAGCGACTCGTTCAACGTCACGGTGTCCGTCGATCGCCCGACGTTCATCCACTTCCTCAACCCGAACCGGACCTTCTTCTTCAACACCCAGTGGTTCGCGAGCTACGTGCCCGAGCACCGCGAGGGCTTCCTGATCGACGGTCCGGTGGACGTGTTCGCGACCTTCTCGGTCTCGACGGGCTACTTCCAGGATCGCCTGCGGCCCCAGCTCTTCACCGTCTACGCACTGCGCTCCCGCGGAGGCGCCGTGCTGCCATCGCTCGAGTACGCCTTCACCGATTCGTTCTCGGTGACGGTCGGGCTCCTCTACTTCTTCGGGCGCACCCAGCTGCGTCCCATGCCGATCAACGAACTCTCGCCCGTGGTGAATCGGGCCGGGGCGAACGCGTACCGGGACGGCGTGGAGAACGGACTCTCGGCCGTGCGCAAACGCGACGAGATCTTCATGCGCCTGCGCTGGGCGTTCTAGAGGGCATCTCATCCGCCCCTCGGTCGCCAGGCACCCGCCTTCGCCCCGATCTCTTCGTTGCGAAACCTCGCCGTAGCGTCGCTATGCCTGCGGTTTCGCGCCTCGACCTCGGGCCGAATTCGAGCCCCTGTCTCGGTCGGGGTGGATGAGGTGCCCTCTAGCCCCGGCGCTCGAGGGCGCCGGGTGCGAGCCAGCGTTCGCGCTCGGCGTCGGACAGCGGCGTCGAGCGCACGTCGTAGGACTCGCGGCGCCAACCGCTGCCTCCGCCACGGGTCTCGTAGAAGACTGCCGCCACCGGATCGAAGACGCGCAGCGGCTCACCATCGCGGCCCGGCGGGTAGCCGGCCTGATCGCCGCTGTAGCGGTGGAGCAGGATGCCTACCTCCACGAGTCGGCCGTCGCGTCGCTTGGTGATGTAGTAGAGCGGCTGCGCCGTCTGGGCGTCGACGTAGAGCGTCAGGCGGTCGTAGTCGCCTCCGCGCGCGCGCAGATCCCCGTGCAGCAGGACGGCGCGGCGAAGCTCCCAGCGATCGCTGGCCGCCGAGAGCCCGCTCGGTCCGAAGTCGCGCCCCGGATGCTTCGGGTAGCCCGAACGTGACACATTGAGCGGGGCGAGTACGTCGCGCTCGCCCTCGAGTCGCCACACGTAGGCGTTGGGGCGCAGGGAGAGTCCGAGGAAGCCGCGTCGCAGGTGCTCCGTCGCGGCGACGCTGCCTCCCGCGGACACCGCCGCGCCGCCTCCCAGCGGCAGGGCACGTTCGCCACCGGCGGCGCGTCCGGCGCGATAGCGCGGCATGAAGAGCCCGTCGGACCACGCACTCGCCGCGCGTCGCACGCGGCGCAGGGACGGCAGGTAGACGAAGGTCGCGTCGGGCGCCTCGAAGTCGGCGTCGCTGGCCGCGCGACGGGTCTGCTTCCAGGCGAGGTGCCGCACGGATCCCGGCGAGGCGAAGCGCCCGCCGGCGACCCAGCGGGGCGCATCTTCGTCGTCGGCGTCGCCTTCTCTGGGCGGGATCCACTGGTGCCACTCTCCCGTGTAGGTCTGGGTGGCGCCGGTGCGTCCGGGTTTGTCGACGATCCGAAACCGGCCGTGGGGACCGGCGCCGCGATCGCGTCGTTCGACGTTCCAGGCCCAGCGGGCGCCGGCGTCGGCTCCGGCGGGATCGAGGGTGGCGGGCGGGAACGGCAGCCCGCCGCCCGCGCCGACGAGGTTTCCCGCGTCGTCGACCGAGAACGATCCGTCTCCGGATGGCGGACCGGGCAGGGCGTAGCGGCGGAAGCAGGGCCCGATCTCCATCTGCATCCGGGCGTGGAAGAACGTGTTCCGATTGCGCCAGACCTCGGCCGGTAGCCACGCGCGCAGCCGCAGCAGATCGCGGTAGCCGACCCGCAGACCCTCGCGGAGGGCGAGGGGTTCGGGGCCGCCCTGTGTCGCGGCGGTCTCGGCCGGCGGACAGCGCGGGGGGCGCTGGGTCGCGTCTGCCGCGAGGGCGGCGCCCGGCGCCGTCCCCCAGGCGAGCGCCCACGCCACCGCGAAGGCGATCCGGCGCGCCCGCGGCGCGTTGGGTTTCGACCGATGCTGGGTCGCCACGGCGTTCCTCTCGTCCCCGTTGCTACCCTATCGCGTTCCGGAGGAGGACGACGTGCGGCGTTCGATCGGCACCCCTCTCGCGCTCGGCATCGCGCTCGCGGTCCTGGTGGTCGCGCTGGGGGTGGGCTGGCAGATCCTGGTCCTCGACGATCCGCGACCCCTCGCGCGCGGCTTGTCGACCCGCGACTGGGTGATGCTGGTGCTCGGCGGCGTCTTCTTCTCCCTGGTGCTCATCGGGCTGCTGGGCCTGTCGCTCTGGCTGGTGCGCGAGATGCGTTTGAATCAGCGCCAGCAGGCCTTCCTCGACGCGGTCACCCACGAGATGCGCACGCCGCTAGCGTCGCTGCGTCTCTACCTGGAGACGCTCGAGCGGCACGACCCGGACGCGGAGAAGCGCCGCGAGTTCCTGCATCGGATGGGGCAGGACGTGGACCGCCTCGATCACACGGTGGGACAGGTGCTGCTGGCGGCACGTAGCGAGGAGGGGCGACGGCGTGTCCCGACGGACGACGTCGAACTCGAGGACCTGCTCACCGAGTGCATCGGCGAGCTGCGCGAGGTCCACGCCTTGCCCGAGTCGGCGGTGCAGCTCGACGTACGGCCCCACGCCTCCGTCCGCGGCGATCGCACCGAGCTCGGCGTGGTGTTCCGCAACCTGCTGGAGAACGCTGCCAAGTACTCGGAAGACCCGGTCGAGATTCGCGTCGGCGTCGAACAGACCAGCGATGGTCGGGTCGACGTATCGATCTCGGACCGCGGCATCGGCATTCCGGCGCGCGAGCTGCGCAAGATCTTCCAGCGCTTCTACCGCGCCGGTCGCGACGTGCAGCGCACGGCCTCCGGGCTCGGGCTCGGCCTGTTCATCGTGCGTTCGCTCGTGCGCAAGCAGGGCGGTCGCGTCGTCGCACGCAGCGAGGGCTCGGGCACGGGCAGCCGCTTCGTCGTGTCGCTGCGCGCCGCCGGTCGCCTCGCCGAACCGGAGCGCGCATGAGTCGGGTCCTGGTCGTCGAGGACGAAGAGCATCTGGCGGACGGCCTGCGCTTCAACCTCGAGCAGGAAGGGCACGACGTGTCGATCGCCCGCGATGGACTGGCCGCGCTGGAGGCGTTGGCCGAGCCCGAGGCCGGGATCGACCTGGTGCTACTCGACCTGATGCTGCCCGGAGCGAGCGGCTTCGAGGTGCTCTCGCGCACGCGTGCAGCCGGCCACTACGTGCCCGTGCTGATCCTCACCGCGAAGGACGGGAGCGAGGACCGGGTGCGCGGCCTCGAAGAGGGGGCGGACGACTATCTAACGAAGCCCTTCCACCTCGACGAGCTGCTGGCGCGGGTCCGCGGCCTGTTGCGACGCCGGCGCTGGGACGGTGTCGCCGACGGGCCGGCGTTGCAGCCCGTGGCGATCGGCGCGGCGACGGTGCACTTCGACCGTTTCGTGCTGGAAACGGCCGACGAAACGATCCAGCTCACGCCGCGGGAGCTCGGCCTGCTGCGCGCCTTGATCGACGCC
The DNA window shown above is from Myxococcota bacterium and carries:
- a CDS encoding DUF1302 family protein; this encodes MRIRAIASVALLCACALPATAVEFYDGRVQVHGYAETQLRALNEKFEQELDLAQWYNVLNVEVEVDVLPEGLGPIDLMSVYVRAEGRYDALYSEGFRIFHSVDTYGNGARRLPERLRDARDPDFGGVVPGPEGPVDRHLSRRPTPFAPEGERRGIPEFDSFFRQAGGDNRLGTADDPGRYASAALLDYQFALREFRGPDSQGTQVLGPWLPRNLVRSVALNADRANPFRGRIPPTALATGTDGVTGGAFEDASSVRFYDGDPQLTALTPAQIGAGIQIDPLDPASRATLALVAPDTTITAASRGKCERAGVAACVAGATFPDPDGPGTFTVQPLNALPPVPVAGTDFSSAGLDAGGNVIAAFGGDFSGVVPCLDPTEPVLAPRQRGELGPLALDENAGCIPGSFETVTIGGVTQFGNAVTGPENVRYTGGLGENPFRPAPDLSNASNRNASLLQAQGLYYPSAGLRNVLRSGDLDSPRLNFDEIDRAFNRGASQQRTKELKEAYVDLEFLESRLWARLGLQNIVWGKTEVFRTNDQFNPQDLALSSLPSLEESRIALWSGRFVYSLYDVGALEDVRLEFAFNFDRFEPADIGACGEPYAPDLTCNLTYGLLSHSFTGAGIAGIDRPESPWKEIGDLEFGGRIEWRWDRFSFSIIDFYGFDDVPYTEAIFFYERAVDPQSGRPVAARLPGQALGTCQRAGEVAVDTLNAGGGGGVAYNTSFASHPYSVTPGQTPLGGGAVRGGVGTDPGCLRPGGAPGYANTFAFDAAALALTNALEFQSANQQLFAWTCLSTVGVASALDPGACAWTVFASPSNLRGVNVPITEAFVPVFAGDPDGPSTVRTMAIVNNFQRSVAVSGPLIAFPLASVNRLYNDPQAPFDTNNNGMVDNGVGCADDDPATPCDLGGYDGFDTRTQRARFPGQPTLDNSLTNEQRALLGCGPFYGTRCDSTSRETTTADFPQSGNFGGIDLLNAEASAIVQSWLGVEGTLPGQITTDNLPQPGTIGPLGPARGVGAGSSQRTNVPFVGGPTCTRFIETQGLVKLPGCRGIASLSVRYNDPNGIPGDADDVPMRVEVAFEAGYLPSIDGCILGDVINRRGAAASVPVTAVGASPELARQLARCSGATVRRAVPEQFITGFDASGNPTTVPNTGQNPDVAACAPRGFGGTITVNGAPRRVFVCASQEVTLADLPLIHPTAGCIASDTNPTASAACYEWFNRDLVEEFFEGTGQLFQNELAAVSYNFLMFLTLTSCDLRTADLDGRANGDAAGLAANPECFLPSAPYEPGRCSLATPNLCANVKNFLAAVGVRRNTVRAAGNERFGRRTFIWHSGGEAVLRYDRRNVLGFSTDFAEDWSKTSWGVEFTWIEGVPYANNDDPEGITESDSFNVTVSVDRPTFIHFLNPNRTFFFNTQWFASYVPEHREGFLIDGPVDVFATFSVSTGYFQDRLRPQLFTVYALRSRGGAVLPSLEYAFTDSFSVTVGLLYFFGRTQLRPMPINELSPVVNRAGANAYRDGVENGLSAVRKRDEIFMRLRWAF
- a CDS encoding DUF1329 domain-containing protein, translated to MATQHRSKPNAPRARRIAFAVAWALAWGTAPGAALAADATQRPPRCPPAETAATQGGPEPLALREGLRVGYRDLLRLRAWLPAEVWRNRNTFFHARMQMEIGPCFRRYALPGPPSGDGSFSVDDAGNLVGAGGGLPFPPATLDPAGADAGARWAWNVERRDRGAGPHGRFRIVDKPGRTGATQTYTGEWHQWIPPREGDADDEDAPRWVAGGRFASPGSVRHLAWKQTRRAASDADFEAPDATFVYLPSLRRVRRAASAWSDGLFMPRYRAGRAAGGERALPLGGGAAVSAGGSVAATEHLRRGFLGLSLRPNAYVWRLEGERDVLAPLNVSRSGYPKHPGRDFGPSGLSAASDRWELRRAVLLHGDLRARGGDYDRLTLYVDAQTAQPLYYITKRRDGRLVEVGILLHRYSGDQAGYPPGRDGEPLRVFDPVAAVFYETRGGGSGWRRESYDVRSTPLSDAERERWLAPGALERRG
- a CDS encoding response regulator transcription factor gives rise to the protein MSRVLVVEDEEHLADGLRFNLEQEGHDVSIARDGLAALEALAEPEAGIDLVLLDLMLPGASGFEVLSRTRAAGHYVPVLILTAKDGSEDRVRGLEEGADDYLTKPFHLDELLARVRGLLRRRRWDGVADGPALQPVAIGAATVHFDRFVLETADETIQLTPRELGLLRALIDADGEVVTRGELLERVWGLRPDTRTRVVDSFVVRLRRYLERDPSRPEYLLSVRGHGYRLVRTPATP
- a CDS encoding HAMP domain-containing sensor histidine kinase — translated: MRRSIGTPLALGIALAVLVVALGVGWQILVLDDPRPLARGLSTRDWVMLVLGGVFFSLVLIGLLGLSLWLVREMRLNQRQQAFLDAVTHEMRTPLASLRLYLETLERHDPDAEKRREFLHRMGQDVDRLDHTVGQVLLAARSEEGRRRVPTDDVELEDLLTECIGELREVHALPESAVQLDVRPHASVRGDRTELGVVFRNLLENAAKYSEDPVEIRVGVEQTSDGRVDVSISDRGIGIPARELRKIFQRFYRAGRDVQRTASGLGLGLFIVRSLVRKQGGRVVARSEGSGTGSRFVVSLRAAGRLAEPERA